accaagattaatttgtttggttcagatggtctcaagcatgtgtggtggcaatcaggtgaggagtacaaagataagtgtgtcatgcctacagtcaagcatggtggtgggaatgccatggtctggggctgcatgagtgcagcaggtgttggggagttacatttaattgagggacacatgaactccaatatgtactgtgaaatactgaagcagagcatgatcccctccctccggaaactgggtcgcagggcagtgttccagcatgataatgaccccaaacacacctctaagaccaccagtgctttattgaagaggctgagggtaaaggtgatggactggccaagcatgtctccagacctaaacccaatagaacatctttggggcatcctcaagcggaaggtggaggagcgcaaagtctcgaatatccgccagctccgtgatgtcgtcatggaggagtggaaaagcattccagtggcaacctgtgaagctctggtaaactccatgcccaggagagttaaggcagttctgggaaataatggtggccacacaaaatattgacacttcaggaactttcactaaggggtgtactcacttttgttgccggtggtttagacattaatggctgtatattgagttattttgagggaagaataaatttacactgttatataagctgcacacagactacttttcattgtgtcaaagtgtcattttgtcagtgttgtcccatgaaaagatatacttaaatatctgcagaaatgtgaggggtgtactcacttttgtgatacactgtaacttgGATTTGTGATGTTTTTCTAGACTTGGATGTGGGTGCTTGGTCCTATGATCATTTACATATGCGAGAGCTTAGTGCGATTTATCCGCAACATGCAGACTGTGAGGTACAAAAAGGTGAGATTGTAGTAATGCTCTAACATTGCATGTAATAATGACTATAGTATATTATAACTAATATAGTAAACCTGTCCTAATTACCCCTCAAGATTGTGATGCATCCATCCAAAGTCCTGGAGCTGCAGTTATTGAAGTCTGGCTTCAAAATGGATGTTGGACAGTACGTCTTTCTGAACTGTCCAGCCATTTCCCAACTAGAATGGCACCCGTTTACAATGACCTCTGCCCCTGAGGAGGATTTTTTTAGCGTACACATTCGGAGGGCCGGGGACTGGACGGATAATCTTATCAATATGGTGGAGAATTTACCAGAAGGATGTCAAGGTCCCAAGTAAGCAAGCCACCTCAACTTTTTACTTTTGCATGCTAGATTAAGattaagtatatatatacactgattagccataacattaaaaccacctccttgtttctacactcattgtccattttatcagctccacttaccatatagaagcacttttaagttatacaattactgactgtagtccatctgtttctctgcatgctttgttagccccctttcatgctgttcttcaatggtcaggactctcccaggaccactacagagtaggtattattggaTGCTCATTTGGGTGgtcacactgcagtgacactgacatggtggtggtgtgttagtgtgtgttgtgctggtatgagtggatcagacacagcagcactgatggaatttttaaacaactcaatttcactgctggactgagaatagtctaccaaccaaaaatatccagccaacagcaccccgtggccactgatgaaggtctagatgatgaccaactcaaacagcagcaatagatgagcgatcggctctgactttacatctacaaggtggacaaactaggtaggagtgtctaatagagtggacagtgagtggacacggtatttaaaaactccagcagcgctgctgtgtctgatccgctcataccagcacaacacacactaacacaccaccaccatgtcagtgtcactgcagtgctgagaatgatccaccacccaaacaatacctgctctgtagtgatcctgtgggggtcctaaccattgaagaacagggtgaaagcaggttaaaaaagtatgtagagaaacagatggactacagtcagtaattgtagaactacaaagtgcttctatatggtaagtggcgctgataaaatggacagtgagtgtagaaacaaggatgtggtcataatgttatggctgatcagtgtatataattacattattatgaccactttctacTTTCGACGGCGGCAGCgtgtagctcatgaaggaacTCATGTTTTATGAGCTGGCTTGgagggtatataaggtgtgcgacaggctgtctgcacatatacCCCCCGTtactgtcatgggtaaaagaaCCATGGGTAAAACATGCCACAcagctagaaatgtccgacactggttggaagagcatgaccaagacttccaagtactaccctgtcCCCCTAATTCTCCAGACTTCGTCATGTTCGCTCTgtggatcctcccccacacaccctccagcagctgtgggatgcactgcagtcagcatggctccagatacctgtgacaacctaccaggaccttattgggtCACACCCAGCCTGTTAAGTTAccctggatattagctggtgatcataataatgtgactcaactgTGTATTTATTGATACAACAAAACAATGGAACCCTTGCAATAATTTTGTTATCAGAAAGTGTGGTAAGCTCTTTCATGGTAAACAGCTGTAATCCTTTTAGAAATGCTACAGTTATCTACGACTTATCAATATAGGGATTACAAAAGTATTAACTGCACAAAACCAGTTAATAGATTTGTACCATGCAATAATTACACTATTGACTAGCTGATTTCTGATTATGGTACAGATTAGGAGTGGATGGACCTTTTGGAACAGCCAGTGAAGACGTGTTTGATTACGAAGTGAGCATGTTAGTCGGTGCTGGTATCGGAGTGACCCCATTTGCCTCCATTCTGAAATCCATCTGGTACAAGTTCAAAGATTCCAACCCTAAACTGCGCACCAGAAAGGTGAGAATACAAATGCTTGCCAAGAAGGAAACTCAGATCAATGTCCTAACCATAATCCTTTCATTATTTCTTGCTCTATATTGTTTACACAACATTGTTCACTTGTTACTTTTTTCCCTCCattgtctcatttacagatttactTTTACTGGGTGTGCAGAGAGACCCATGCTTTCGAGTGGTTTGCAGATCTGCTGCAAGTGCTGGAGAGGGAAATGGAAGAAAGAGGAATGAAAGATTTCCTTACGTACAAACTCTACCTCACTGGATGGGATCATACACACGTACGTTCACTCTGTCTTTTCTAGAACAGTACGGAATGTGAGAGAAGTGTTGTGACTGTACAATCAGTGTTCATTTTGTGATTGCAGCGAGTCCATGTGATGGTGCACTTTGAAAAAGATACTGATGTTATCACTGGTCTGAAGCAGAAGACTCACTATGGAAGACCAAACTGGGATAAAGAATTCGAGGATGTGCGACAGGAGAACCCTTCGTAAGTTTTAAACTTGAAATCTGTTTGGGTTTATCGGGCCACTGCTAGAGCttcaccgactaggcataacattatgacaactgacaggtgaagtaaataacactggttatctcttcatcatggcacctgttactgggtgggatatattaggcagcaagtgaatattttatcctcaaagttgaagcaggaaaaatgatcaagcataaggatttgagcgagtttgacaagggcatctccaaaactgcagctcttgtggggtgttcccagtctgcagtggtcagcaaAGGAAGAagatggcctggtctgatgaatcacgttttcttttacatcacgtggatggccgggtgcgtgtgcgtcgcttaccttgggaacacatggcaccaggatgcactatgggaagaaggcaagccggtggaggcagtgtgatgctttggaaaCCTTCTGCTAGGAAACCttgtgtcctgccatccatgtggatgttactttgacacgtaccacctacctaagcattgttgcagaccatgtaaatgttcatggaaacggtattccttgatggctgtggcctctttcagcaggataacgcgccctgccacaaagcaaaaatggttcaggaatagtttgaggagcacaacaacgagtttgaggtgttgacttggtttgaaatatttgcagaaatgtgaggggtgtactcacttttgtgatacactgtatatatatgtatatatatatactgtatatacagtgtatcacaaaagtgagtacacccctcacatttctgcagatatttaagtatatcttttcatgggacaacactgacaaaatgacactttgacacaatgaaaagtagtctgtgtgcagcttatataacagtgtaaatttattcttccctcaaaataactcaatatacagccattaatgtctaaaccaccggcaacaaaagtgagtacaccccttagtgaaagttcctgaagtgtcaatattttgtgtggccaccattatttcccagaactgccttaactctcctgggcatggagtttaccagagcctcacaggttgccactggaatgcttttccactcctccatgacgacatcacggagctggcggatattcgagactttgcgctcctctaccttccgcttgaggatgccccaaaaatgttctattgtgtttaggtctggagacatgcttggccagtccatcacctttaccctcagcctcttcaataaagcagtggtcgtcttagaggtgtgtttggggtcattatcatgctggaacactgccctgcgacccagtttccggagggaggggatcatgctctgcttcagtatttcacagtacatattggagttcatgtgtccctcaatgaaatgtaactccccaacagctgctgcactcatgcagccccagaccatggcattcccaccaccatgcttgactgtaggcatgacacacttatctttgtactcctcacctgattgccgccacacatgcttgagaccatctgaaccaaacaaattaatcttggtctcatcagaccataggacatggttccagtaatccatgtcctttgttgacatgtcttcagcaaactgtttgcgggctttcttgtgtagagacttcagaagaggcttccttctggggtgacagccatgcagaccaatttgatgtagtgtgcggcgtatggtctgagcactgacaggctgaccccccaccttttcaatctctgcagcaatgctgacagcactcctgcgcctatctttcaaagacagcagttggatgtgacgctgagcacgtgcactcagcttctttatacgaccaacgcgaggtctgttctgagtggaccctgctcttttaaaacgctggatgatcttggccactgtgctgcagctcagtttcagggtgttggcaatcttcttgtagccttggccatcttcatgtagcgcaacaattcatcttttaagatcctcagagagttctttgccatgaggtgccgtgttggaactttcagtgaccagtatgagagagtgtgagagctgtactactaaattgaacacacctgctccctatgcacacctgagacctagtaacactaacgagtcacatgacattttggagggaaaatgacaagcagtgctcaatttggacatttaggggtgtagtctcttaggggtgtactcacttttgttgccggtggtttagacattaatggctgtatattgagttattttgaggaaataataaatttacactgttatataagctgcacacagactacttttcattgtgtcaaagtgtcattttgtcagtgttgtcccatgaaaagatatacttaaatatctgcagaaatgtgaggggtgtactcacttttgtgatacactgtatatactgtatatacagtatatcattaTCATTAAAAAAGTTATTAATTTTACAAAATTAATTTAGAGAACTTTATTGTCTGGCAATCTTAGTTTTTTTATTCTCATTCTTTATATCTTCTAAACCTCACAGCAATTAAACCAATTCCTACATGCCACATACTATTGTTGGAAAAGTATACAATTATTTTTAGCTATTGTtagttaaaaaatttaaaaacctCTTTTACATAATAGCCTTATTTACTTGTAACAAAGACATTAATGCTTAATGTTGTCATTTATTCATACAGGTCAGTGGTTGGCACGTTCCTGTGTGGCCCCGTCTCCTTAGCAAAAGACTTGGAAAAGAAATGTGCAAAATATTCAGACGTGGATCCACGAAAGACCAAATTTTACTTCAACAAAGAGAATTTCTAAGAAACACTGATGCAACCAACCAGCTTAATCTGTTGCACCAGTCCTTCATGCTCTCACACTTTCCACCAGgaaaaatacaaatgtaaaaagacttctgtttttaaagcttgttGTGGCTGCCTGGTTGTGAAATGACTTCTTGAAGAGAGAAACGTCTAGAGAACCTCTACGGTGAGATAAGAAGCTCTGCTGTGTAGAGTTTTCTGTATAAGCAGCACCATTACGTTTTTGATCAATGCTGTAAAAATGATTTCACATGTTTTACAACTCAACACATTTCCTGAAACTATCATGCAACAATTTATACCCAGAATGGCACTGCAGTAGGTGAAGAATTTTATGAAAATCATTTAGGGAGTAAATCATTACGTCAGAAgatttgtgattattattagcAAGCATCTGGTTcctggtatatatatatatatatatatttatatatatatatatcagctccatctaccatatagaagcactttgaatttctacaattactgactgtattccatctgtatatctacatacttttttagcctgcttttaccctgttctttaattgtcagggccccaacaggaccaccacagagcaggtattatttgggtggtggatgattctcagcactacagtgacactgacatgatggtggtgtgttagtgtgtgttgtgctggtatgagtggatcagacacagcagtgctgctggagtttttgaatactgtgtccactcactgtcctctctattacacactcctacctagttggtccaccttgtagatgtaaagtcagagacgatcgctcatctattcctgctgtttgagttggtcatcttctagaccttcatcactggtcacaggatgctgcccacggggcactgttggctgaatatttttttggttagtggactattctcagtccagcagggacagtgaggtgtttaaaaactccatcagcgctgctgtgtctgattcactcataccagcacaacacacactaacacaccaccaccatgtcagtgtcactgcagtgctgagaatgatccaccacctaaataatacctgctctgtggtgctcctgtgggggtcctgaccattgaagaacagcataaaatggggctaacaaagcatgcagagaaacagatggactacagtcagtaattgtagatctacaaagtgcttctatatggtaattgaagctgataaaatggacagtgagtgtagaaacaagaaggtggttttaatgttacggctgatcagtctATATGTATAGTATTATGTATTATCACTTTACCTTCTTGTAAtaaggtgtgtgttgtgtggcaTACCTGTCTGGGGACAGTTGTCTACACAGTTGTACTGATATTTGAATGCTTGTGTTTCCTATGGCTTTGTAGGTTTGTTTAATAAATTGTgtccttttttaaatgtttgaaaGCTTATTTAACTTCATTGTGTTTATTTGCAAATGATACCTGGTTattattgagtttttaaagattttacacaagtactgttttttatttgcagcTTAAATATCTAGAACTTTATTTATGTTCCTTTATACATTGTTACTTTGAAATATATTCACTGAGCACTTTTTATATGTACACTTATCTGGTACATACATTATTTATGAATCTAACCCTACCATATATGTAAACTTTGTGGGTTAGActgtattactgactgtaccccATCTGTTCATCTGTACACTTTGCCACAACCCTCCCCTTTTATCCCTGTACCTTTTTTTCTGATCCCCCCccaccaattttctcccctaatctagttgtatccaattaccctgattgtgtcacgcttcacctctaccgatacaaccctccactgctgactgagaagcttcgcaactgacacacgccccctccgacacgtgtgcagtaccgactgcctctttttcacctgcacgaggcaagttcatatgtggatcagccttgtgtacggagagccacaccctgatcagcactatTCCCCAACTCTTcacagaggttgtaattgcaccagttatgaggaaccctggtccggctcatcccaccctgaacaacagccaatcgttgttcatgtggccgcccagtcCAGCCTGATGGCAGACCCTGTACCTTATTTATCACTCAAACTGACcagattttatttgtttgttggaccattctcagcactataaTGACACTAACACGGTTATAAGTAGCTTAGGCTTAGTGATAATAGTGctctaatgaaaaaaaaacatgaagctTCCTGTAACCAGAAGAGTCCACTGATAAAATCTAGAGAAAGATTGACTCACATCATgtgtaaaaaaagaaactaGTTCTAATCTCTAATTATACACTTATAATGTGTGATAAAATGGTGCGTTCCTAATAAACAGGCCAGTAAGTTcaaatagtatttaaaaatctaaCACTGCTATGCCTTATACACACGGCTATGGTATTATCATGATAGCGTCACTGCAGTAGTGAGAAGAATCCACCACCCGttcatcatctggtcagtgggggtacctttcaattgataaatCAGGTGCAAGTTCAATatcatacagtcagtaattgtactcattcaaaatgcatctgcatttgtgtgtaaatattagataagtgctcagtgagtgtattTTTAATGTGGTGACTGAAATTGTCCCATCAATTTAAGGTTTGGTTGTTTTGCAACAACTATTTATGTCTGTAAATacttgcatgctttgttagcccccccgTCATgctggactctcccaggactactacagagtaggtattatttgagtggtggatcattctcagcactgcagtgacatcgacatggtggtggtgtgttagtgtgtgttgtgctggtatgagtgaataagacacatcaatgctgattgagtttttaaacacctcactgtcactgctggactgagaatattccaccaaccaaaaatattcagccaacagcaccccgtgggcagtgtcctgtgaccactgatgaaggtctgaaagggggctaacaaagcatgcagagaaacagatggactacagtcagtaattgtagaactacaaagtgcctctatacggtaagtggagctgataaaatggacaatgagtgtagaaacaaggaggtggttttaatgttatggctaatcagcgTATACAATAGATGACTAACAAATTAGGGCTGCTGCGTTCTCATCGTGAAGCATGTTGCAAGGAACATGAATATATGTATTAAACCCTGAGATATGATGTAATTACAGGTCTTTGTTTACAGGAATTCTGGGTGAGGTTTCTTTCGGTTACTGATGACTTATTTGGAATGAAGAGAGTAAACCTTCCAGTTTCAACACATGTGTCATGAATCCTTCATTCATTAACAGCAATGAAGGACAGTTTCCTCATTCTTGTTCGGCCAAGTGCCAAATAATTTGATTCTTTGAACAGACTGTCCCAGACTAAGGCCTTTTCTGACAGCAGACCATCAATGCCTTTAAactctgggcggcacggtggcttagtgtttagcactgtcgcctcacagcaagaaggtcctgggttcgatccccgggtggggcggagtttgcatgttctccccgtgtccgcgtgggtttcctccggatgctccaggtttcctcccacagtccaaaaacatgccaccaggctaattggaaacactgaattgtcctagatacctagccgctagatgcacaaaccagtgcattgtagaagaatgcctttaaaCTCTGGTGTTGGCAAAGTTTTTTGAGAGTACGTTGGATGGCAAAGACCTCTCACTTGATGGCAGATAACCAAACAGAAGGTCTTATTCTGGAGCTTTTTGAAAAATCAGTTAATTGAAAAAAACATGTATTCTTGGAAGAGTTAAAGGTAAAAGAGGTAGAGGACGGCAAACAACCAGATTTCATCAAAATACCCAgaataggccgctcaggtggcacagcagtaaaaacacacgctagcacactggagctgggatctcgaatacatcgtatagaatctgggctgagcggccatatGAACAaccattggcctgttgttcatttaggggtggggtagtagtaagccggttagggtctcctcgtaactgatgcaccaagacctctgctggctgattgatggcgcctgcagacGGGCGTGGAAGGAGTGTGTTGATCAtggtgcgtctctccgtacacagggctgatccgcattagcactcgcctagtgcaggtgaaaagatgcatacggctgctgcctacgtgtcagaggggcgtgggttagcttcattctcctcgaatcagagcggggatcggcattagtggagaggaagcatgatgtaaTCGGGCAATCGGAcgtgctaaaagtcgggagaaaaaggggaggagagagagagagagagagagaaataccCAGAATAAAGTGGCACATTATGGTCACAACAACTCATTCTAGATTCATTACTTCCTTTATTTACATCGTGTTTACCTACAATGGCATGGAAAGTCAtgaaagttttttatttttattgaaaaTAAACCAACAGACAAAACAGCATTAGCAAATTAGCATCTTCTCAACTTTTACCTAGTAAAATTAGATACAAGTTTGTTTCTTACTACAGCTATCCAGTAATTCACTGTAACTCACAAGACAAACAAATAGGTTTGAAAACGGCAAGAAAATCAGTCACACAAATCCAGACTGGGAATGAAAACAGGCCTGAGTCCtagaaacaaagataaaaaaaaaagtgtcaagGTTTAATGCAGGGACATTTCTAGCTGTGGAAACATGCTGATACAACAGATAAGAAAATAAccccaataccttaaccactgcccatttttttttatttagtagtATAAAAAATACTAAACATATTCTACTTGgttcatttttaattgtttgaaaTCACCAGATCACACACCTAAATGCAAAGGctacataaaatatatatttttaaacatctgATAATACATAACACACTcaatgagcactttattaggtacacctgccTGATTAATTTCATAACACCAATGACTCCGATGAATTTTTCAGGACTAGCCCATCTTTAGCTTTATGTACTTTGTCATCCTCCTGTTACCCCATTTATCAGTCAAAAGGGACTCCCACTGATCTGATGTTTGGGAGGTAGATTATTTAATAACACTATCATGATAACATTgtagtgtgttgttctggtatgagtgccAGCagcatcaggtgcagcagtgttgttggggttttaaaataaacatactgGCCTTTTTTATGATGTCAGCACttgttgtaggtgtacagttaggGACTAAAGCTAAATTTTCATGCACAATGCGTGTTGATCCTTCTCTAGTACTTTATCAGTGGACATTTTTTTGATCACAGGATGGtgctggctttatatttttgcccAATAGCAGGGctacacactcgtacacacggGGGTGGGgaaaaagtctgagaccactagtaAAATCATCTAAATAAGTTGCATATAATTATGTCTTTTACAGTATGTTATATACCAAAGGATATCCAATATGTTGCACGCTTCTGCCATATGAACTACCCAGTATGTACTAGCACAGTATGCAGTATAATCATTCAAGCACTGACTGGCAGAAAGACAAGACTCACAGTGTGTGTGAAATCCTCAAGGGCCACCGGCGGTTTTCTGGATCTGCTCCTTCAGGATCAGGATACTTTGCCTCTGTTCCGGTGGAAGCATGGCGATCTGCTCTGGAGTCAGCTGCAACACCTGCATGATCAGAGCCGCCTGGGGGAAGAAATGCAACCTAGTCAATTGTGTATACTAGCAAGGGAAAGAGAAACAATAAGGCTTTGTCTGTTCATTTCAAAAGTGAAACATCAGTCAGTGTTATGTAGTCACAGCTAAACTGGAAATCGTGCACAAATTCATTAACCAGAAATGTTTATCTACACTTTGTGACACTGCAATCAGATAAACCAAAAATCTCATCT
The nucleotide sequence above comes from Trichomycterus rosablanca isolate fTriRos1 chromosome 8, fTriRos1.hap1, whole genome shotgun sequence. Encoded proteins:
- the nox1 gene encoding NADPH oxidase 1, with protein sequence MANWIVNHGLDLFILVVWMGINTFLFVHYFMFYDLQPQFYYTRQLLGSALSWARAPAAVLNFNCMLILLPVCRNLLSMIRGSFMCCGRTMRKQLDKNLTFHKLVAYMIALMTAVHTIAHLFNVERYINSRKGLYGPLAGNLSMLGDDHHEDDNTDDDEDTTYLNPVQSTHVLVPQTPLLFLFTTIAGLTGVVITLALILMITSSMEVIRRSYFEVFWYTHHLFIIFFAGLVFHGAGRIVRGQTNLASHNDTYCQNYPEKWGKIPECPFPQFAGGFPQTWMWVLGPMIIYICESLVRFIRNMQTVRYKKIVMHPSKVLELQLLKSGFKMDVGQYVFLNCPAISQLEWHPFTMTSAPEEDFFSVHIRRAGDWTDNLINMVENLPEGCQGPKLGVDGPFGTASEDVFDYEVSMLVGAGIGVTPFASILKSIWYKFKDSNPKLRTRKIYFYWVCRETHAFEWFADLLQVLEREMEERGMKDFLTYKLYLTGWDHTHRVHVMVHFEKDTDVITGLKQKTHYGRPNWDKEFEDVRQENPSSVVGTFLCGPVSLAKDLEKKCAKYSDVDPRKTKFYFNKENF